A section of the Oncorhynchus nerka isolate Pitt River linkage group LG3, Oner_Uvic_2.0, whole genome shotgun sequence genome encodes:
- the mphosph8 gene encoding M-phase phosphoprotein 8 isoform X1, whose translation MAEKPEAGDSEDEVEDVYEVERIIDMRTEEGEVLYRVRWKNYSSDDDTWEPEAHLEDCREVLLGYKRALAEAKVTKDQDAKKCMKLPMKSDVFDADSDSDSDIDKPTDLHVKKKKKKKPREEDEEEAPPLKEKRKKKKDKRKEDFRPRPAPESDEEELSPPPTPGRGTKMSDSKKRFVDSDEEEEAPVPSKKHRKDKTKDGGKHWKKENGEEGKKKKKKKKDRRGDLESTEDEATAPLEEELSEGPSESQTDDTTTTEKSRADDKPKNKKGKSELKLQGIKDFLQDKKGKKLETSSPMLSASGLAKLKSLTSSKSQGRDEPTPTSDSSDTPAPAQVHKKAKGKSHETTPAPPKIPSSSSSSSSSSSGAGASTSKTVEESKVVVVGDKEPTASTNLFEKFLLNCEAKDRVPRKQMVHQPTTTENTKPPKLIGKIEKRTKPTKESPARKPEPDKSKHTDAFRPSQSPGAMETGDRAEAEDEPAQKSKFGGEDRREEAQRWERRTQEDDRRRRRREDSEPRLFIACDDNQDPLESADKSDKGQASLNLGMDLNLDWMTLEDFQKHLNGEDEILSAPPLSPSELRDAVKSGDYMSVKLALNSKEDYNLDQEAYTVEQKSLSGKEKSLNEEEDILNEEKKTLCDEEKRLSDEEKPLCAAGNPRSLGNPHRKRNPHRERNSLCKDEIPLCEENHLHREEKHSLHNKEKTSCGEDNTSCNVEKTLCDMERALCDIKKGAEESSLSGDEIHENSSGDEVERQRLDSNVPSGSDPLPSNAESSCEDEYEQYPPKTAQAKKTCRKIFAPRKGTRSSLRSSTKMTVSACSTIDDDDDDDDKGKLDKKYFCLYCNEPHHNIARHLERMHTEEAAVGHAISFPKLSKIRSLLLDQLRNKGNDQHNLEILQCGDEVVTKKIPSYSGASVRDYLPCQHCVAFFNKIDLWKHESSCNARKGQDETRGGKRVRIQAASSQLAPLPVYSTGGCEEIIHNMNQDDISCHIKNDPLICKYGNALSAKHGHAKSQFTYIGSKMRELARFVLNVNEMDCDVQYLHEVCVPSKFKLAVHAARKMSGHDPASDRYKTPSLALKIGYSLKRATEIAFGESRMTEDREAEEQAKRFIELLENDWNNCFSGLSLSAVPQCDEVDVSSLTEDLIKLQKFLKVAEDTAKKELLENPTNTVWKKLNETLLAEIALFNRKRTGEVAKMLLETYTNRKKAPASADIFNNLSRLEQELGDDKLTRLEIEGKNGRKMPVLLTERMISSLEILIANRDKVGVSKDNPYVFARSLDAASYIRGFDCLRKCAHECDAKNPESLIHATVRKEVAIHCQILNLNESELDQVAKLLGHDTQVHKEYYRLSENAAHLAEISKLLLAMDQVPVVIPGPSEERVVSPTYGTSSAGTYPAGTDTGRTYPTETCPTGSSYPTETYSAKSYTVEAQPSRSYHAGTYPEKSYPSGLQSVMSYSAGTDSARAYPTVTHPAGTYPAGSYVAGTYTAETHDARSYPASAYTSGTNPVRSYPEETYPAGNHFVGTQLASSYPAGTYPAQTLPAHTVITPTLPTQTLPVGAVPEGTGKVSTVWKRRPWSDAAKAAVKRQLGHFISLMEVPGKRDCEVCLHNEPAVRDRTWRDIKNYVHNTVKSIKRKKGLTRVDPTQQTKKGASKKEKETEAKSAKERVGGTMTVSAQERLEAGPVAIPRKQKIWGDEAQAAVRRQLGDFTKLMKIPGKKECDACIAAEPVLQGRTWKDVKNYVHNTLMTMCRRHISGKQNMDSEKQNPVTQKPGLQQSPVVHQKPGVPLGHPEDCPVYLSL comes from the exons GGGGAGGTCCTGTACCGCGTTCGCTGGAAGAACTACTCCTCTGACGATGACACGTGGGAGCCTGAGGCCCACCTGGAGGATTGCAGGGAGGTGCTCCTGGGCTACAAGAGGGCTCTGGCAGAGGCTAAGGTCACGAAAGACCAAGATGCTAAGAAATGCATG AAGTTGCCCATGAAGAGTGATGTGTTCGATGCTGACTCTGACAGCGACAGTGATATTGACAAGCCCACAGACCTGCATgttaagaagaagaaaaagaagaagcccagagaagaggatgaggaggaggcacCTCCcctgaaggagaagaggaaaaaGAAGAAAGACAAGCGCAAGGAGGACTTCAGGCCTCGTCCGGCACCGGAGTCTGATGAAGAGGAGCTTTCCCCTCCCCCAACCCCTGGCCGCGGAACCAAGATGTCCGACTCCAAAAAGAGATTTGTTGACTCCGATGAAGAGGAAGAAGCCCCTGTGCCCTCCAAGAAGCACAGGAAGGACAAGACCAAGGATGGAGGGAAGCACTGGAAAAAAGAGAatggggaggaagggaagaagaaaaagaagaaaaagaaggatCGAAGGGGTGATCTGGAGTCTACTGAAGATGAGGCCACCGCCCCCCTGGAAGAGGAGCTTAGCGAGGGGCCATCTGAGTCCCAGACGGATGATACCACCACAACGGAAAAGTCTCGCGCTGATGACAAGCCCAAGAATAAGAAGGGTAAGTCAGAACTGAAGCTGCAGGGCATCAAGGACTTCCTTCAGGACAAGAAAGGCAAGAAACTGGAAACTTCGTCGCCAATGCTCTCCGCAAGCGGCCTCGCAAAACTGAAGAGCCTCACTTCCTCCAAGAGCCAGGGCCGGGATGAGCCGACACCAACCTCTGACTCCAGCGACACTCCTGCCCCAGCCCAAGTCCACAAGAAGGCCAAGGGCAAGAGCCACGAGACCACTCCTGCACCGCCTAAAAttccctcttcctcatcctcttcttcctcttcctcctctggtGCAGGGGCAAGCACCAGCAAGACTGTGGAGGAGTCTAAAGTTGTAGTGGTTGGGGATAAGGAGCCGACcgcctccactaacctgtttgaGAAGTTCCTGCTGAACTGCGAGGCCAAGGACCGTGTTCCCCGCAAACAGATGGTCCACCAGCCCACCACCACAGAGAACACTAAACCACCTAAG CTCATAGGGAAAATTGAGAAAAGGACCAAGCCGACAAAGGAGTCACCTGCTCGGAAGCCAGAGCCAGATAAGTCCAAACATACAGACG CATTTCGGCCCAGTCAGAGCCCCGGTGCTATGGAGACTGGTGACAGGGCGGAGGCAGAGGATGAACCCGCCCAGAAGTCAAAGTTCGGTGGAGAGGACCGGAGGGAGGAGGCTCAACGTTGGGAGAGGAGGACCCAAGAGgatgacaggaggaggaggaggagagaggacagcgaGCCACGCCTCTTCATCGCCTGTGACGACAATCAAGACCCCTTGGAGAGCGCTGACAAGTCTG ACAAAGGGCAAGCCTCTCTTAACCTTGGAATGGACCTCAACTTGGACTGGATGACGCTGGAGGACTTTCAGAAACATTTGAATGGAGAGGATGAGAttctctctgctccacctctaTCTCCCA GTGAGCTGCGGGATGCAGTGAAAAGTGGGGATTACATGTCTGTGAAACTTGCACTCAATTCCAAAGAGGACTACAATCTGGACCAGGAG GCATACACTGTTGAACAGAAGAGTTTAAGTGGCAAAGAGAAGAGTTTAAATGAGGAAGAGGATATTTTAAATGAGGAAAAGAAGACTTTATGTGATGAAGAGAAGAGATTAAGTGATGAAGAGAAGCCTTTATGTGCAGCAGGGAATCCTCGCAGCCTGGGGAATCCTCACCGCAAAAGGAATCCTCACCGCGAAAGGAATTCTCTTTGCAAAGATGAGATTCCTCTATGCGAAGAGAATCATTTACACAGGGAAGAGAAACATTCTCTACACAATAAAGAGAAGACTTCATGTGGTGAAGATAATACTTCATGCAATGTGGAGAAGACTTTATGTGACATGGAGAGAGCTTTATGTGACATAAAGAAGGGTGCTGAGGAAAGCAGTTTGAGTGGTGACGAGATTCACGAAAACAGTTCAGGTGATGAGGTAGAACGACAAAGACTTGATTCAAATGTTCCAAGTGGGTCAGATCCTCTTCCATCTAATGCAGAAAGCTCATGCGAGGATGAATATGAGCAGTACCCTCCAAAAACGGCACAAGCTAAAAAAACTTGCCGCAAAATATTTGCGCCACGGAAAGGTACACGGTCAAGCTTACGTTCCAGCACAAAAATGACAGTCAGCGCATGTAGTacgatagatgatgatgatgatgatgatgataagggAAAATTGGACAAAAAGTATTTCTGCCTTTATTGCAATGAACCACACCACAACATTGCAAGACATTTAGAAAGGATGCACACAGAAGAAGCAGCTGTTGGTCATGCTATCAGCTTCCCAAAACTCTCCAAAATCAGGTCTCTGTTGCTTGACCAACTCCGTAACAAAGGCAACGATCAACACAACTTAGAAATTCTTCAATGTGGAGATGAAGTTGTGACAAAGAAAATACCCTCTTACAGTGGTGCTTCTGTGCGTGACTACCTACCCTGCCAACACTGTGTAGCTTTTTTTAACAAAATAGATTTATGGAAGCATGAGAGCTCATGTAATGCCAGAAAAGGACAAGATGAAACGAGGGGAGGAAAAAGAGTGAGGATCCAGGCTGCGTCCTCTCAACTTGCTCCATTGCCTGTCTATTCTACTGGAGGATGTGAAGAAATAATACACAATATGAATCAAGATGACATCTCATGCCACATCAAAAATGATCCCCTCATATGTAAATATGGCAATGCACTATCTGCAAAGCATGGTCATGCCAAGTCACAGTTTACTTACATTGGTTCAAAAATGAGGGAATTGGCTAGATTTGTACTTAATGTAAATGAGATGGACTGTGATGTCCAATACTTGCATGAAGTATGTGTACCATCCAAATTCAAATTGGCCGTTCATGCTGCCAGGAAAATGAGTGGTCATGACCCTGCCTCCGACAGGTACAAGACCCCATCTCTTGCTTTAAAGATTGGCTATTCCTTGAAAAGAGCTACCGAAATAGCTTTTGGGGAGAGTCGTATGACAGAGGACCGTGAGGCAGAGGAACAAGCCAAAAGGTTCATTGAACTTCTTGAAAACGATTGGAATAACTGTTTTTCCGGTCTATCCCTCAGCGCTGTCCCTCAATGTGATGAAGTTGATGTGTCTTCACTAACTGAGGATTTGATCAAACTTCAGAAGTTTCTCAAGGTTGCAGAGGACACAGCGAAGAAAGAATTGCTGGAGAACCCCACCAACACTGTCTGGAAAAAGCTCAATGAAACTCTTCTTGCAGAAATAGCTCTCTTCAACAGAAAAAGGACAGGGGAAGTTGCGAAAATGCTGTTGGAAACATACACAAACAGAAAGAAAGCTCCAGCTAGTGCAGACATTTTCAATAACCTCTCAAGGCTGGAGCAGGAGCTTGGAGACGACAAATTAACCAGGTTGGAAATAGAAGGCAAAAATGGTAGGAAAATGCCAGTCCTACTAACGGAGAGGATGATCTCATCTCTTGAGATCCTTATTGCAAACAGAGACAAAGTTGGTGTGTCAAAGGACAACCCTTATGTCTTTGCACGTAGCCTGGATGCAGCAAGCTACATCAGAGGGTTTGACTGTCTGAGGAAGTGTGCACATGAGTGTGATGCAAAGAATCCTGAAAGTCTGATCCATGCGACAGTGAGGAAAGAGGTTGCTATCCATTGCCAAATACTAAACTTGAATGAAAGTGAATTGGATCAGGTGGCAAAGTTATTGGGACATGACACCCAGGTCCATAAAGAGTACTACAGGCTCTCTGAAAATGCAGCACATCTAGCAGAAATCAGCAAATTGCTGCTTGCAATGGATCAGGTTCCAGTGGTAATTCCAGGGCCATCTGAGGAAAGGGTTGTTTCTCCTACATATG GGACATCTTCTGCAGGAACATATCCAGCTGGGACAGATACTGGAAGGACATATCCTACCGAGACATGTCCTACTGGGTCATCATATCCTACAGAGACATATTCAGCGAAGTCATATACTGTGGAGGCACAGCCTTCAAGGTCATATCATGCTGGGACATATCCTGAGAAGTCATATCCTTCAGGATTACAATCTGTGATGTCATATTCTGCGGGGACAGATTCTGCGAGAGCATATCCTACTGTGACACATCCTGCAGGGACCTATCCAGCAGGTTCATATGTTGCAGGGACATATACTGCAGAGACACATGATGCAAGATCATATCCTGCAAGTGCTTATACTTCGGGGACGAATCCTGTCAGGTCATATCCTGAAGAGACATATCCTGCGGGGAACCATTTTGTGGGTACACAACTTGCTAGTTCATATCCTGCCGGAACATATCCTGCACAAACACTACCAGCGCATACAGTTATTACACCAACACTTCCAACGCAGACGCTTCCTGTCGGGGCAGTTCCTGAGGGGACAGGTAAGGTGAGCACAGTTTGGAAACGGAGACCGTGGAGTGATGCTGCTAAGGCTGCGGTGAAGCGTCAGTTAGGACACTTTATCTCATTGATGGAGGTTCCAGGTAAACGGGACTGTGAAGTATGCCTCCACAATGAGCCAGCTGTACGAGACAGGACATGGAGAGACATCAAAAACTATGTGCACAACACAGTAAAATCTATTAAAAGGAAAAAGGGTCTTACAAGAGTGGACCCCACCCAACAGACAAAGAAAGGGGCgtcaaagaaagaaaaagaaacagAGGCAAAGAGTGCTAAGGAAAGAGTTGGTGGAACGATGACCGTATCTGCACAGGAGAGACTAGAGGCAGGTCCTGTTGCAATACCAAGGAAACAGAAAATTTGGGGTGATGAGGCTCAGGCTGCGGTCAGGCGGCAGCTAGGCGACTTCACTAAACTGATGAAGATTCCAGGTAAAAAGGAATGTGATGCATGCATTGCAGCTGAACCAGTTCTACAAGGCAGGACATGGAAAGATGTAAAAAACTATGTGCATAACACATTAATGACAATGTGCAGGAGGCATATTTCAGGAAAACAAAACATGGATAGTGAAAAACAAAATCCTGTGACACAGAAACCAGGGTTGCAACAGAGTCCAGTTGTGCATCAGAAACCAGGTGTGCCGTTGGGACATCCAGAAGATTGTCCTGTTTATCTGTCCTTATGA
- the mphosph8 gene encoding M-phase phosphoprotein 8 isoform X3, translating into MAEKPEAGDSEDEVEDVYEVERIIDMRTEEGEVLYRVRWKNYSSDDDTWEPEAHLEDCREVLLGYKRALAEAKVTKDQDAKKCMKLPMKSDVFDADSDSDSDIDKPTDLHVKKKKKKKPREEDEEEAPPLKEKRKKKKDKRKEDFRPRPAPESDEEELSPPPTPGRGTKMSDSKKRFVDSDEEEEAPVPSKKHRKDKTKDGGKHWKKENGEEGKKKKKKKKDRRGDLESTEDEATAPLEEELSEGPSESQTDDTTTTEKSRADDKPKNKKGKSELKLQGIKDFLQDKKGKKLETSSPMLSASGLAKLKSLTSSKSQGRDEPTPTSDSSDTPAPAQVHKKAKGKSHETTPAPPKIPSSSSSSSSSSSGAGASTSKTVEESKVVVVGDKEPTASTNLFEKFLLNCEAKDRVPRKQMVHQPTTTENTKPPKLIGKIEKRTKPTKESPARKPEPDKSKHTDAFRPSQSPGAMETGDRAEAEDEPAQKSKFGGEDRREEAQRWERRTQEDDRRRRRREDSEPRLFIACDDNQDPLESADKSDKGQASLNLGMDLNLDWMTLEDFQKHLNGEDEILSAPPLSPSELRDAVKSGDYMSVKLALNSKEDYNLDQEDSSGMSLSMLAAAGGQDDILRLLIKKGVKVNGRQKNGTTALMHAAEKNFLTTVAILLEAGSYVNAPTLGGETALMKACKRGNADVVRLLLEYGADCNILSKHKNTAMYFAKVSNNLLVYDLIKDHINMLSSVAEDTIRAFFETRLALLEPVFPLACHRLCEGPDFSLEFGYKQSPHTPGEGSGILLFIFHANFLSEITARLCGPCSVHAVVLNDKFQLPIFLDSHFIYSFSPVPGINKLFIRLAESPTAKVKLLICAYRVQLQ; encoded by the exons GGGGAGGTCCTGTACCGCGTTCGCTGGAAGAACTACTCCTCTGACGATGACACGTGGGAGCCTGAGGCCCACCTGGAGGATTGCAGGGAGGTGCTCCTGGGCTACAAGAGGGCTCTGGCAGAGGCTAAGGTCACGAAAGACCAAGATGCTAAGAAATGCATG AAGTTGCCCATGAAGAGTGATGTGTTCGATGCTGACTCTGACAGCGACAGTGATATTGACAAGCCCACAGACCTGCATgttaagaagaagaaaaagaagaagcccagagaagaggatgaggaggaggcacCTCCcctgaaggagaagaggaaaaaGAAGAAAGACAAGCGCAAGGAGGACTTCAGGCCTCGTCCGGCACCGGAGTCTGATGAAGAGGAGCTTTCCCCTCCCCCAACCCCTGGCCGCGGAACCAAGATGTCCGACTCCAAAAAGAGATTTGTTGACTCCGATGAAGAGGAAGAAGCCCCTGTGCCCTCCAAGAAGCACAGGAAGGACAAGACCAAGGATGGAGGGAAGCACTGGAAAAAAGAGAatggggaggaagggaagaagaaaaagaagaaaaagaaggatCGAAGGGGTGATCTGGAGTCTACTGAAGATGAGGCCACCGCCCCCCTGGAAGAGGAGCTTAGCGAGGGGCCATCTGAGTCCCAGACGGATGATACCACCACAACGGAAAAGTCTCGCGCTGATGACAAGCCCAAGAATAAGAAGGGTAAGTCAGAACTGAAGCTGCAGGGCATCAAGGACTTCCTTCAGGACAAGAAAGGCAAGAAACTGGAAACTTCGTCGCCAATGCTCTCCGCAAGCGGCCTCGCAAAACTGAAGAGCCTCACTTCCTCCAAGAGCCAGGGCCGGGATGAGCCGACACCAACCTCTGACTCCAGCGACACTCCTGCCCCAGCCCAAGTCCACAAGAAGGCCAAGGGCAAGAGCCACGAGACCACTCCTGCACCGCCTAAAAttccctcttcctcatcctcttcttcctcttcctcctctggtGCAGGGGCAAGCACCAGCAAGACTGTGGAGGAGTCTAAAGTTGTAGTGGTTGGGGATAAGGAGCCGACcgcctccactaacctgtttgaGAAGTTCCTGCTGAACTGCGAGGCCAAGGACCGTGTTCCCCGCAAACAGATGGTCCACCAGCCCACCACCACAGAGAACACTAAACCACCTAAG CTCATAGGGAAAATTGAGAAAAGGACCAAGCCGACAAAGGAGTCACCTGCTCGGAAGCCAGAGCCAGATAAGTCCAAACATACAGACG CATTTCGGCCCAGTCAGAGCCCCGGTGCTATGGAGACTGGTGACAGGGCGGAGGCAGAGGATGAACCCGCCCAGAAGTCAAAGTTCGGTGGAGAGGACCGGAGGGAGGAGGCTCAACGTTGGGAGAGGAGGACCCAAGAGgatgacaggaggaggaggaggagagaggacagcgaGCCACGCCTCTTCATCGCCTGTGACGACAATCAAGACCCCTTGGAGAGCGCTGACAAGTCTG ACAAAGGGCAAGCCTCTCTTAACCTTGGAATGGACCTCAACTTGGACTGGATGACGCTGGAGGACTTTCAGAAACATTTGAATGGAGAGGATGAGAttctctctgctccacctctaTCTCCCA GTGAGCTGCGGGATGCAGTGAAAAGTGGGGATTACATGTCTGTGAAACTTGCACTCAATTCCAAAGAGGACTACAATCTGGACCAGGAG GACTCCAGCGGTATGTCCCtgagtatgttggcagcagcaggGGGACAAGATGACATCCTGAGGCTCCTGATAAAGAAGGGGGTGAAGGTGAACGGACGGCAGAAGAACGGAACCACTGCCCTAATGCACGCTGCAGAGAAG aaCTTCCTGACCACAGTTGCTATCCTCCTGGAGGCAGGGTCCTATGTCAACGCTCCGACACTGGGAGGAGAGACGGCCCTGATGAAG GCTTGTAAGAGGGGGAATGCTGACGTGGTGCGCCTCCTACTGGAGTACGGGGCCGACTGTAACATCCTGTCCAAACACAAGAATACGGCCATGTACTTCGCCAAGGTTAGCAACAACCTGCTTGTGTACGACCTCATCAAGGACCACATCAACAT GTTATCAAGTGTGGCGGAGGACACTATCCGGGCATTCTTTGAGACTCGGCTGGCCCTGCTGGAGCCGGTGTTCCCTCTGGCCTGTCACAGACTGTGTGAGGGACCAGACTTCTCTCTGGAGTTCGGCTACAAACAATCGCCTCACACACCTGGAGAGG GCTCAGGTATACTGCTCTTCATCTTCCATGCTAACTTCCTGAGTGAGATCACAGCCAGGCTGTGTGGGCCCTGCAGTGTCCACGCTGTGGTGCTCAACGACAAGTTCCAGCTGCCCATCTTCCTG GATAGTCACTTCATCTACTCATTCAGCCCAGTGCCAGGCATCAACAAACTGTTCATTCGCCTGGCAGAGTCACCTACAGCcaag GTGAAGCTTCTCATCTGTGCATACCGTGTTCAGCTACAGTGA